In one Sphingobium sp. TKS genomic region, the following are encoded:
- a CDS encoding DUF7146 domain-containing protein, protein MPLITRRPSQDTIDLVGALDGSWHGRTAMCRCPVHDDRAPSLSIRQGDHGILVTCFAGCAREDVLRALRRIPRRKRFAYCDTPSRSSGSAARLWAQAGPVSGTLAERYMTLRGLEPPVADVRYHPRCPYRPLPWTSYQPALLLAVREGRQLTAVQRIFLDPQTGACRMKLLLGRPGGGAWQGGGRPDSVLALAEGFETARAFNLLEGEPCWASLGARRLDRLILPQSLSSLILAADNDGEGERAAARAMRRYARPGLEISIRTPKGVKDWAEALETVRSPQR, encoded by the coding sequence ATGCCGCTGATAACCCGACGACCGTCCCAGGACACCATCGACCTTGTAGGGGCCCTTGACGGGAGCTGGCATGGCCGCACCGCCATGTGCCGGTGTCCCGTGCATGATGATCGAGCCCCAAGCCTATCCATACGGCAGGGCGATCATGGGATTTTGGTCACATGCTTTGCCGGCTGCGCCCGGGAGGATGTGCTGCGTGCCTTGCGGCGCATCCCGCGCCGCAAGCGCTTCGCCTATTGTGACACGCCCTCCCGGTCTTCCGGGAGTGCAGCGCGCCTGTGGGCGCAGGCCGGCCCTGTCAGCGGAACCCTTGCCGAGCGCTACATGACCCTCCGGGGGCTCGAGCCGCCCGTCGCCGATGTGCGATACCATCCGCGCTGTCCCTATCGGCCGCTGCCCTGGACGAGTTATCAGCCCGCTCTTCTGCTCGCGGTCCGGGAGGGGCGGCAGCTGACCGCGGTCCAGCGCATCTTCCTTGATCCTCAAACCGGGGCGTGTCGCATGAAGCTGCTCCTGGGCAGGCCGGGCGGGGGCGCCTGGCAGGGCGGCGGCAGGCCCGATTCTGTGCTGGCGCTTGCAGAAGGGTTCGAGACGGCTCGCGCCTTCAACCTGCTCGAAGGCGAGCCCTGCTGGGCGAGCCTGGGCGCGAGGCGGCTCGACCGCCTCATATTGCCGCAGTCCCTCTCATCGCTGATCCTGGCGGCGGACAATGACGGCGAGGGCGAGCGCGCGGCCGCGCGGGCGATGCGTCGTTACGCCCGGCCTGGCCTCGAGATCAGCATCAGGACGCCCAAAGGCGTCAAGGACTGGGCCGAGGCGCTCGAAACGGTGCGTTCCCCGCAGCGCTGA
- a CDS encoding winged helix-turn-helix domain-containing protein has protein sequence MGSEDKSTINQSVRLDSLTIDDLKSLEQSFLEAANSIAAVRNVLDQVIDTGAPLTKAIGASRAGAAARYALSAMTEDQADVEEALKALCRGLKTGDREEFIRQRLVDCFALEGWASAGVLLCLLRQPGQFVSHAHLADAACVLSESPNVVRVYICQLRSSLKSRGFEDGAIETGRRSYRIVPSAAFGIVNALGVSLRPTRKASMSESQSHSQAAAR, from the coding sequence TTGGGATCGGAAGACAAATCTACCATTAATCAGAGTGTAAGGCTGGATTCTCTCACGATTGATGACCTGAAATCTCTGGAACAGTCCTTTCTGGAAGCCGCTAATTCCATCGCGGCTGTCCGCAACGTTCTTGACCAGGTCATCGATACTGGCGCGCCTTTGACAAAAGCCATTGGCGCGAGCCGGGCAGGTGCGGCGGCGCGTTACGCGCTTTCGGCGATGACGGAGGACCAGGCCGACGTCGAAGAGGCCCTCAAAGCCCTATGCAGGGGCCTCAAGACAGGAGATCGGGAAGAATTCATTCGCCAGCGGCTTGTCGATTGCTTCGCCCTGGAAGGCTGGGCGTCTGCCGGCGTCCTGCTTTGCCTCCTCCGCCAGCCGGGGCAATTTGTCTCGCACGCCCATCTGGCGGACGCGGCCTGCGTCCTCTCGGAGAGTCCCAATGTCGTGCGCGTCTATATCTGCCAGCTGCGCTCAAGCCTCAAAAGCCGGGGCTTTGAGGATGGCGCCATCGAGACCGGGCGGCGAAGCTACCGGATAGTTCCGAGCGCTGCCTTCGGGATCGTCAACGCGCTTGGCGTGTCCTTGAGACCGACCAGAAAGGCGAGCATGAGTGAAAGCCAAAGCCACAGCCAGGCTGCCGCGCGGTGA
- a CDS encoding HU family DNA-binding protein codes for MIRSELIQKMLEEHPDLSASEVESIVNLFFQEIIDNLAKGGRVEIRGFGTFTPRPRMARMGRNPRTGECVPVAEKNAVHFRPGKRMRERLRAQGSGD; via the coding sequence ATGATCAGATCTGAGCTGATCCAGAAGATGCTCGAAGAGCATCCCGATCTCTCCGCTTCGGAAGTCGAGAGCATCGTCAATCTTTTCTTCCAGGAAATCATCGACAATCTCGCAAAGGGCGGACGGGTCGAGATTCGCGGCTTTGGTACCTTTACCCCACGGCCTCGCATGGCCCGGATGGGGCGCAATCCCCGGACTGGAGAATGCGTCCCGGTGGCCGAAAAAAATGCCGTGCATTTCAGGCCGGGCAAGCGGATGCGTGAGCGGCTTCGCGCGCAGGGGTCAGGGGATTAG